DNA from Globicephala melas chromosome 5, mGloMel1.2, whole genome shotgun sequence:
CTAGTCACGCGGCATCGTCCAGCTGCCCAGAAAGCAGGAAAAGTTGGCTTTATTCTGGGGATGGGCGCCCAGCTGCCATCAGCTGTGTCCTCGCAAGAGGGAGAACCTGTCAGTGCCCAGCAGGGGCTTCTCCAAAGGGGGCCACCACACGGCTGTCTGGTATGGGGTGGGACATGGCACCCGGAATTGTGGCCTGCCTACAGGGGATGTGGCCGTGGAATGGACGGGACTTCCCCCCGCCACCCCGTGGACCTGCGTGCCTCAGCTCTGCACCCTCCCCTTGAGTGACAGTCCCTGCGTCCCTGAGAATGACCTGTTtgattcctccccaccccctccctgctaCTACGCCTCTGCCTGCCCCCAGGTGCCCCGAGTTGTCTGTCCAGCCTTGCCCTTTCCCTGTGGAAACACCACACCCTCCAGGAAACCGCACATGGCTGGGCAAGGTCCCTCAGCTGAGTGACACTTCAGTGGCCCAGGATGGAGACCTGGGTGCCACCCTGGGATGGGGGACATGGTAGGTCACGCTGGCTGACCTGGAGcaaggggtgggaaggggggaggggcacaggagGCTGAGTGATGGGCCAGCACCACTggcctggggagggctgggggccctGGAGAGGGGGCCACAGGAGAGCTGCTGTGTGGAGGGGGGACGGAGCGGGAGTTCATTGGGTCCTGGGAGGCGAGTGAGGTGCGGCTGGGGGCACATCTGAGatggggcagagctgggtttggCCCTTGGGGCTCATCCTTGCCTCTGCAGGACAGGGGTGGGCTCAATGGGTCCCCCCGAGCTTTGAGAAGGAATCGGCAGCGTCCGCGGCAGGAAGGAGCAGCAGCAGACCTGGCAAGGGCGCAGGATGGGCTGTGGGCGGGCAAGAGGGTGGTGTGatgggcggggggagggaaggcagcGTAGACAGCTCTTTTGGTAACTTGGGCTCTGAAAGGAGGCCACACTGCAGGCAGCCGGAAGAAGCAATCCCGGGTCGGGTGGAGACACTAGAGTGTGTTTGGACTCCAGTACAGCCGGGCAAGGAGGGGTGGAGGTCCTGGGGCCGTGCCAGTCATCATGGCACTGACACCAAAGTGGGAccgtggggggggggcaggaatGAGGTGGCAGCAGGGCCACCgttgaagggggaggggagggctgcggCAGGACGGGCAGGTGGCATGAGCCTGCtgtgggggtggggcggtgggCACTGGGGATCCTGAGCGGGGAAGTGAGCACAGTGGGCCAGGGGCACGCCGCAGTCCAGGTGTGTCCCCTGAGGGTTTGGCCGTGACTGGGTAAGGCCGAGGATCTCCAACACGCCCAAACGGAACAAAGCTGGTTAAAGTTAAGTGGGACAGGCAGGCAGGGAAACGGGTGCAGCTGCTAGGGTGCTCTGCAAGGGTGGCAGGTCTGTCAGCAGCCCCCGCAACCCCTCCCCTTTTTACCAGGAATGAGAGCGCATCCACtagaaaaactacatttcccaaacTCCCTTGGCTAGGAGTGGTCATGTGaccaagttctggccaatgagatgtgagcAGCTGTTACATGGGCTTCTGGAAATCACCTTAAAAGGAGGCAGTTGtgcccctcttctctcttcctgtttgCTGCCTAGAACgtggatgtgatggctggagcctCACCCTCTGTATGGGTCCATGAGGATGAGGGCCCAGCCCAGCTAGGATGAGGCAGTGGAGAGCTGGACAGAGCTGGCTCTCCAAGGACCCTGGGAAGGTGTCCTAGCTGCCCAGGGCTGCCAAAGGCCAGCATTCCCTCacacaagagaaaataaacaatctCCTTTCAACTTCTGTtcattcagtttttctctttcatgcaACCAAAGCCTAACACACAGCAAGGGACCACAGCCAGCCAGCTGTGGGCTGGGcacaaggaggggaggggggtggggctCAACAGTCCCTGGGCAGGAGACTGGGGggcagtgtggggaggggagccccCCAGGGAGGGCTCTGGGTGCCTGTGCTTGTCCGGGCTCGTACCTGCAGGGGCTGTGTCTTGCTTGCTCCTTCCACGTGATGGAAACTACTTGAGTACCATTCTGGGATTGGGGGTGGATGCTGTCTGGGGCCAGGGCTGGTCctaggggctggaggagggcctTCCCAGAGTACATGAAGATCCTGGGGGCTGTGCCAGTCCTCACGGCACTGACAACAAAGTGGGACCATGGGGGGGACAGGGATCAGGTACCAGCAGGGCCACCACTGCCCTCTGCTTCCAGCTCAGGAACCCCAAGCTGAGAACTGGGCAGGCAGGGGCCCCCCATAGCCTATTGGGAGCAAGGGTGGTAGGGCCAGCTGGAGGGTCCCTGGGGAAGCAGCCAGAGGAGCCTGCACCCCCAAGTTCCCCAGGTCCGCGGCGGGTTCCAAGCACCTGAGAGGAGAGGGAGCGGGGGTGCTGAGGTGGGAGCTGGGCCTGTCGGCACCTCCAGGAGGGGCAAGGGCACCcaggccggggccggggcctgTTTCGTCCCACGTGACCATGTGCAGATACCCGCAGCTCGGATGCCACTCGAGTGTGGGGAGGCTCAGATGGGCTGACACAGGGCCCAGCACATGGTAGGCACGCACCGAAGAGAGACTGGAGGGGCCCAGGGAAGCGACAGGGTGCCGTCCCTGCGCCCGCAGCAGGGCCTGCACAGGTGCTCAGAGCAGCCCAGTGTATGCCTAGCGCGTGGGCCAATCACCGCTGTGGTATCCGCTCAGGGCTGAGTCTGCGAGCCCGGAGGTGGAGCCGGGCGGGCGGGGGCCGTTGATTCCCTGCCTCATGGCTTCCAACGGCCCCCTGCCCCCGTGTCCTGAGCCACGGGGGACTGATGTTTAAGGGTCCAGCGGTGTGGCCGCTTTGTTTCTGGGCGACCTTGGTGAGTGAGGGCAGGATGCgggatggggagaggaaggagactgGAGCTGTCGAGTCTGGAGTCTGaaactccctccctcctcctcccctcctgccccaccgTGGACAACGCTGCAGGACCAGGCCTCGTGGAGGGTCGGGGGCACTGCCCTTCCCTGacctctccctctgctccagcagGTTCCGGCCCAGCAAGGTGGCCTTAGGGGAGGCAGGGGACCCCTGAGGGACAGGTGTCCAGCTCCTGCAAGGTCCTGATGGTTTTGCCCTCCTCTGGcctctccccccagctcctggaagTGGAGGCTGTGGCTTCTTGCTTGGCAGCCCCTGGCATCCTGTTTGGGCTAAGTGCACAGTAATGCTGATGATTTGAGGCCGAGAGCCCTCTGGAACCTTCTGGAGCCTTCTGGGGCTCCTCTGTCAGCTGTCTACACCCTGGAGGCCCAGGCCTCAGGGGTGTCCTCACCCTTCTGCACCCCGGCCGGTTAGATTCGGGGACAGTCCGGCTGCCCGCAGGTTGGGTGGAGGATTCGGATGGCGGCTGTAACCACCAGCTGCGAGAATACTCCGAGAATTTCAGCAACGCCCGCCCCAAGCTGACGGGGAAAGCAGAGGCGGAGTGGtgcatggtgggggggggggctcaggTCTGAGGCAGGTGAGGAGCCGCCTGCGGGAGGCCAGAGGCCCAGGCGGCGGGGGCTGCAGCAGTGGGCAGGGCGGTCCCAGCTGCCTCCGCCCCTCCCCGCTGCGCCGTGGTCGGGGGCTGCTCCTCCTCCACCCTTTGCCCACAGGTGATGGAGAGGACAACGTGGGGCGCCCTCTCGTAGGTGAAGGTGGTGCGTGCGCGCCGCGGCTTCCCGGACTTGGGCCTGGACGGCGGTGCTGTCACTCACCCGCCGCAGGGTCGTCCTTCTCCCCAGCCCTAgcctcagccccagccctgcccacggtGGTGGGTGATGGGCTGAACAGCGCAAGGAAGAGTCTGAAAGCTCGCTGGTCGCACATGGAGAGGGATGTCCCCTCTGCGGGCGCAAGGCTCGGCCGCGGAGCAGccagggggcggggcaggcgcACGGCTTCACCGCGCTGGCGTCCAGCGACCGTGGACACCCACCTTGAGTGCCGGCGGGGCTGCGGCGGGGACCCCCTCACCGCGCGGCAGCGCCCGCGTCCCCGAGCCTCGGCTCTCGCCTCGAGTCGGCCACCCGGCCCAGGCGCCGCCGCCTCGcgcctcccctctctccccagggcTCCAGGAGCCCGCGTGGGGACCGCGCCCAGAGCCGGACTGCAGGCTATTGGAGGAGAGGTGGCCGCGCCGGACTCCCGCGGGCCGGGCTCGGGGTCCGGCTCAGGCGCCGTTGGGCAGGTTGCTCCATCCCGGCCAGCCCCAGCTTTCCTCCACTGGGAAGCGGCGGGAGGCCCCTCCTCCTCGGGCCGGCCTGGTGCTCAGGGAAGGCCGCGCGGATGCGCattggggaggggggcggggtcGGCGCCCGGCGCGAGCGCTGCCCCCAGGCCCCACCGCGCGGGCACTGTCCCGCTGGGCTTCCCTCACCCCCAAGCGCCCCGAgcggaggaggggggaggggaagggaaggagcggGGACACGGGACTCCTGGACCGGAGCCTCAGCGCACACAGCACCGAGGCCGCGCGCCTGTTCCCAAGCGCGTGGGGGAACCCGGGCGACGCAGGATGGGGCAAGCTTGGCCACGGGACGCCGGGCGGCGGGGAAACTGGGGCCCAAGGCTCGCGCCGGGTCGAGCACCCCGGAGCGCCTCGGTCGCGCCGAAGTCCCCACCGAAGGGCGGCGAGGAGGACGGGGCGCGGGCGACGCGGGAGCCTGAGGGACTTGGGCGCGGCCTCCTGCGGTTTATTGATTAAGTAGAGTTCGGCAAAGTGCTTCCCAGAGGGCAGAGCTCGGCCCCAACGCGCGCGGACAGTcgtttataaatttaaaactcttCTGTAGCAATCGGCTATATACAGAGTCAGCGACCGCAGCCTTACAAAACGGCCGACCGGCGGGCGCCCTCGGGTCCTGGGCGCGGCCTCAGGGGCGCGAGGGCCTCGTGGGGCTGCCCGGCCCGGCGTCCCGTCCTGATCCGAGGCCGTGCTCAGAGGTGCGGCGCGTAGAAGGCGGGCGCGCCGTAGGTCTGCGAGCCCAGCACGAAGGGCGACAGCACCGCCGGGCTCGACAGGAAGGGCAGCTGCGCGGCGCACACCAGGCCGCCGGGGCCGTGCGCCGGGTACCCGGCCGGGCCGTGCATGGCGATCGGCGCACCCATGGGCGGCGACGGGCTGAGCGGGCTGAGGCCACCGGGCAGCCCCGCACCCGGCCCGGAACCCGGCCCCGGTCCCCCTCCGCCGCCTGTCGGCGCGCTGGTATCGGCGCCCGGATTCTGCTTCTTCCACTTGGTGCGGCGGTTCTGGAACCAGATCTTCACCTGCGTCTCGGTGAGGCTCAGCGACAGCGCCAGGTTGAGGCGCTCGCACACCGACAGGTAGCGCGTCGCCTTGAACTTGTTCTCCAGCGCCACGAGCTGCTCGTAGGTGAAGGCGGTGCGCGCGCGCCGCGGCTTCCCGGACTTGGAGTCGGAGCCTGTGCGCTTCCGCTTGGGCTTCGTCGCCGTCGCCGCGCCCTGCGGGGTCGTCCCCGCGTCCCCGGGCGCCGCCGAGGCTCCCGGCGGGCCCGGGGTTCCGGGCGAGTTCCCACGGGGGCCGGGGACAGCGGCCTCATCGACAGCGCCTGGGGGCGCCTCGGCCTCGCCCTGGCAGCCCGACCCGCGGGCCCCGAGGCCGCTGCCGCCTCCCCGCGCCTCAGCGCCGCACGCCGCCCCCGCCTCGGGcgcctcgtcctcgtcctcgtcgtCGGGCGCCTCGTCCCCGCTCGGGCTGCGGCCACCGCCGCTGCTGTAGCCGTTGGCCTCGGCTTCGTCCGCCTTGCAGGGGTCGCCGGCGTCTGCGGGCGGGgacggggcggggagggaggacaGCACAGTTAGGACCCGGCGCCTCCCTTCCGCTCTCTCGCCCCTCCGGCGCCCTGCTCCCCTTAACGAATCCCTTTTCCTGTTTCCGTTGCTTCTCTTCTTGCCTCCCTTTCCCCTTAGCGCATTCgtttccctgccctctcccctccttttcttctcACCCTCCCGCGCTTTCTCTCTCCGTCCCCTGTGCATTCCTTCTCTCCAGAGCCCCCCCTTCCCGCCATCTCCCGAGCCCTGCGCCTTTGCCCCAGCCGGGCAGGACGGGGCCGCAGAGCTTACGGCAGACGGAAAGATCCCATCGATCCATGGGGCAGATACAAACTTAATTAAACTCATTTTGCGTAATGTAGAAACTAGTTAACGgccatttaatttatttcagcgTACATTACCCTCCAATTACCACAAGGCTCCAACAGAGCCAGCCAATTACTGGGCATTTAAGAGTGGGCCGGGCCAGAGTCCTGGGGTAAGGTTGGAGCCCGCTGTGAGGAGGCGATTTCCGGGGACCAAAAAAGTTGCCCTGGATCCATCCCTACCTCAAGACTTGGGGCCCTGGAACTTGGCCACCCTTGGCCCATCGGCTGAGACCCCAGCAGGTCCAGGCTGGTCCCAACCAGGGACCAGTGGGCAGTGGGGGTCTAGAGCAGCGCTGAGACCAGCCGGGATGGGAGTCCCCATAGGTCAAGTCTGAGCAGCAGCTCCGGATCCTCCAAGCAGAGGCCCGCGCGGTGGCTGCAATGTGAATCTCAGAAATTTGGAAGAAAAGCATCTGTCCCGGTCAGGGCCCGGCaggagtggaggggaggggtggcggggaggggagggcgttTCTATGCAGCCCCTGCTCCCACAGGTGGTCATACAACCAGGAGAGAAGCCAGGGCAAGCGCCCAACACCATGCCGCCCCATCGGGCACCAGGCCCCGGTCAGGTTGGCACGGAGAACTGGAGAGTAAAGGACAAATTCAGTCCGATTCCTCCAGGGTGACCACGGGCTGCGTGGAGGCCGGCAGGGCAGATATCCTGGCCCCCACCTATACCCCTTAGCAGGAGAAGAGACAGTCCCCCAGGTGACCCTGACAGCTCCTGCTCTGTCCAGGGGTGGGCTAAGGAGGGGCCCTGACCCAGCTCCCTCCCTAAACTACCAAGAAACTGGGCCTTCCGACTGGGATGTCTTCCCCATCAGAGGCTCCAGGTGGAAACTCCCAGAACCCTGGCCAGGCCGAAAACCTGAGGGGCTCCCCTCCAGCCTTCCCGAGATTGTTCCTCTTTCATCTCCGCCCAACCGGGAGGAAGCCCAGTGCAGGTGCTGGGAGGCCCCTCGCCTGAAAAGGCCCACCCGAGCCCTGCCGGCCCTGCGCACCTCTCCCCGCAGGGCAGAGGGCCCGGGAagttggagggaggaagggccgGCGGAGGGGGCACCAAAAGCAATCAGGCGCCGGTCGAATGCAATTCTCGATCAATAGCGGCCCCTAATAAGTGTAATAGGTTTTAATCGAGTAATTATCCGAATTTTGACCCTATAATTTAGATGTTCGGGGGGAGTTTGCAAGGTGCTTGAAAGAGATACGCATGCAGCCGTAATGGGATATCGACCCGGCCGGGGTTGCGGCCGCCCCATTACCGGCCGCTTTCCGCCGCTAAGCACCTTTCCCCTTAACTGTAATCGAAGGGATTTAATTGTTTTTCCAGAGATAACCAGCGTTTTGTCACAATTAGTCTGatttgtccaaaaaaaaaaaagagagacagagagagaacggaaaaaaaaaaaaggaaataaaagaatggagggagggaggtctcCGGAGGCTgcggtgggagtggggaggtcaCGGGCTAGCCGCCGCGCACGActccccctcctctgccacctACTGCCCTCCAATGCCGGGGGTGCGCGGTGGCCAAACCTGTGCCGGCCATGCAGTTCGTAGCCCTGGGCCCGGCCTGGGGGAGGCATCCCGGGAGGCACCGGGCGGTGCGGGCCCTGGAGTCCGGGTCGGACGCAGGCGGCGGGAGGGCTGGTGCGGGCCCCGCGCGCTGCGAACTTTCCACCGAGCCTTGGCGCCGGGCCGGTCAGGTTCGCCGAGGGGTCCCGGGAGCGCAAACGCGTAGACGCGGGCCGTCCCTCTACCCCCGCGACCCGGCACCGGCCGTGCCCTACTCACGCGGCGGCTCAGCTCCGGTACCGGCTCCAGCTCCTCCGGCGGCGGCGAGGGCACGGCGCTCCAGCTCCTCTGAGCGCGGCGGGCGTCCCGGGGCGGCGGGGGCCGGGGCGCACGCCGCGGGCGCCACggggcccagcagcacacagCGGCGTCTTCTGCTGTTGAACTTGTTGGGGTCCAGGATGTCCAGCACCGAGAAGGAGGTGGGGCGCGGcggcgggccgggccgggccgcccCAGCCCCCTCGGGCGCCGCGGGCACCGTGTCGCTGGCGGCGAGCGGCGGGGCTCCGGCCCGCGGGAAGGCGGGCAGCTCAGCGCGCCCGTCCATGGCgtcccgggcggcggcggcgggcgcgggcGGTGCGGGCCCCGCACCGGGCccggccggcggcggcggcggcagcgcgGGGCCGTCCCCGGTAGCCGCCGGGCCGCTCGCGCTCATGCCGGCCTCCCGCCGCTCCGGCCGCTCGGGCCCCTCCGGCTACTGGGCTCCCATCCCCGGCGGCCCGGGCGACGCCGCACGGTCTCGTGCCGGCGGCCGCGGCTCGGCTCGCTCCCCGTGCCGCCCCGCGCTCGGCCGGTGCTGCctggcgccgccgccgccgccgcctcaggCGCCCGCCGCGCCCGGCCCGCTCATTTATGGCGGCCCCGCCGGCGGCGCCCACGCGCCCACTCGCCGCACACACGTGCGCCCGCAGGCGGCCGCGGGCTCCGCCGCCCTCGTTAGAGCGCGCGCCTAATTGGATGCGAACGGTCCCGGGCGGAGGAGGCGGGTCCCGCGCGGGACACACGGACTGCGCTCCGGGCCCGACCGACAGACCCACAGCCCGGAGCCGGAGTGCGCTCCGCGAGCGGCTGTCGCGGTTCGCGGCGTGCCGCTGCGCCTCCGCTGGTCCGGAAACGACGCGCCGGCCTCctgggcggagggggaggggacagccCCGGCTTTTAAATAATTGCGGGATCCGTCTGCGGAGGGGCCGCGGAGGCCCCCGGGCGCGCCTTAAGAGTTGGCTGGGGCATCCCGGCGGCCGGCCGGCCTCACCCCCCGCTCCCGGCGCTCGGGGCCCTGGCGCCCTGGCGGCTCCCGAGGCTTCGGTGCCCCTCGGCGGCTGGGGCGAGGAGTGGGGTCCTCGCGGGCCGACTCCCGGGGTCTTCGCCGCGTCGTCAGCCCCCTCCCAGGCGTTCCGTGGACCTCGGTCTCGCCTCTCTCCGTCGCTCCGCTCGAGGTCTCCTCTCGTGTCTCGGGGTCTCCCTCGCTCAGGGTCTCCGGCCCTCTGTCCCCTCCCGCGCCTGCCCCTTTTGCGTCGTCAAATTAGGGCCCGGCCTCGAGTCCccgccgggggcggggccggcggccCCCAGGGTCGCTCATTAGACGTGGAATCGAAAATGGGGACGGCTGGAGGgtcctcccgcccccgcccccgccccccaaaacgGGAACCGAAAAAATCGTACAGACGGCAGGAGGCCTACACAGAAATCGATAGCCTCAAGGAAGGAGAAACGTCGCAGCAAACGCCCCCTCCCACGCCCGGAGAAATAAGCCCTTCGGTCCGGGTCTTTATGTCCGCACATTTGTCTACAGCGGCGAGGTTTGCACCCCAGGGCCCTGGCCCTCGGGGTGGAGGGACCGGCTGGCGTCTGTGGGCGGGACCGCCGCTGCTCCCTCTTCCCTGCGCCCGCCAACGCGCACACCTGCCGACCGCGGGACCCAGGCGGGAGCCGGCGGTGGGAGCGCGCGTGCGAGTGTCTTCCGGGTGCGCGGCTGTGTGCGCGCGGGCGTGTGCGTGAGCGGTGTGCACCGCCTCACACTGCGGTCCCCGGAGCCTGCTCTGCGAACAAGGACGGGTCCTTTGCAATTACCGCGGGCAATGATCCTTTGGAAGCAGAAATTAAAAGTTGGGAGAAATAATAGGGGACCGATTGACTGTAATTTGGGCCAAGCTCGGACATGCTTAGCCTcgaggaggcgggggaggggaaggggaggtgggggtgggggagggggcggggggggcaggcaagacctcccctcccccagccggtCCCCTCCCCCGCGTGCTGGTCGGTCCTGAGATTCTAATCAGACCCACAACACTGTGTCCTTTCTTGCCAGGACTTGattattctttatctttaaattataaatcacctctgggggaaggagggtggaTAATCTCTCATCACAGAGAGGTAAttatctccttcccacccccaccttccTGGAGGGACTCTTAGgctctctccacccctcccccagcaaagTTTGAATATAGATGtgcacacgcactcacacacacaaacacgcgcATTCTCCAGCACGCGCCCCACGAGCGCAAATCCATTCGTGAGCCCCCGGGCACGCCGCGTGGGGCTTGCGGCTCACAGATGCGCCCACCAGCTCCGGGCTGGTCTTGGGGGAGGGGCACACGAGGTCCCCCGTCCCCTGAGCTGCCGCCTGATCCCGCATGAGGCACAGCTACTAGGCACCCTAAGGGGCCAAGTCCCAAGGGCTGGGCCCTGACCTGGCTCTGGGTGGCACGAGCCTCTCAAAGGCATGCCCACGCTCCATGCCTGTCCCTCCGCAGGTCACCAGGCgaggcacaaacgcagcagtccAAGCCGCCACACCTCACTGGGTGCGCAGGGGGCGGCAGGGGTCTGCTTTCACCCCCGTTATACGCACACGTGAGGAGGAGATACGTGAGCTCTCTTGGTAGGACTTTCATTCAACatgaacacaaacacacataaaatgaCGTCTTATACGATGTGGATGTAGTATAATGTATGGTGATTGCCACTAGAGCATAGTAAGTAGAATACAGCATGTTAAGTAGACACGTAATACGCATAAAGGAATACTATACTGTAATATACAACCACACTGTGCTCCCCTCCAAAGCGCGTGCCCACACTCGGCGCAGCAGAGTGCTCTCCCTGCCGAGAGGGGTGGGCTGATCAGGGCTGAGTGCTGCTTGGATGAAAGCACTGTGCCTGTCCTGGAGTTTGCaggtccttccctcccctttcctccctgcccCTAAACATTCTACTGAGAGCTTGGCAGGCAGGGAGTGAATGGCAAAGTCCGCAGTCTTCagtctggggcaggggcagggcagtgGGGTGTGAGGGGGACCTCCAGAGCTACACAGGAGACCTCGGGGCGCTTTCCCATGGGGAGGGGGGTGCTGTGCATGGACAAGGGTCAGGAAGATTGCGGCATCCTCTACTGCCCCACCCCTCTCCCATCTCTAAGGAGCAACCTGTCGTGG
Protein-coding regions in this window:
- the NKX1-1 gene encoding NK1 transcription factor-related protein 1, whose protein sequence is MSASGPAATGDGPALPPPPPAGPGAGPAPPAPAAAARDAMDGRAELPAFPRAGAPPLAASDTVPAAPEGAGAARPGPPPRPTSFSVLDILDPNKFNSRRRRCVLLGPVAPAACAPAPAAPGRPPRSEELERRALAAAGGAGAGTGAEPPHAGDPCKADEAEANGYSSGGGRSPSGDEAPDDEDEDEAPEAGAACGAEARGGGSGLGARGSGCQGEAEAPPGAVDEAAVPGPRGNSPGTPGPPGASAAPGDAGTTPQGAATATKPKRKRTGSDSKSGKPRRARTAFTYEQLVALENKFKATRYLSVCERLNLALSLSLTETQVKIWFQNRRTKWKKQNPGADTSAPTGGGGGPGPGSGPGAGLPGGLSPLSPSPPMGAPIAMHGPAGYPAHGPGGLVCAAQLPFLSSPAVLSPFVLGSQTYGAPAFYAPHL